The region atcataaaacattaaatgcatattttgaaaagataaacaaatgagtTGTAAGTGCTATAATTAGTAGAGTGGCTTTGGAAAATGTACATAACTAATAAAGTACAAAGGGTAATTTAGACAAACTATCACAAattacctataaataactactttcttaattcttgtaaaatgggtactttttctatctttacgggacggagggagtatatttatAGTGCAAACAATATATCTAAAATTATCaaccaaaatataaaaacaaattatagatttttagagatttttaatattatgataaaattcatGTCAGTTaataaagtatttttataaaaaacaaaatacatttctatcaaaaataattttaactagATAAAAGAAAACCATTAGAAACACTAATAAAAGATAATGAAACAAAGCAGTGACATAGTATAAAATAAGGtgaaatcaaaaaaagaatGGACTAACCAGAATTAAGTGTGCATATGATTACAGATACCTTTCATCAGTTTTGAATAACTTTAGATGCCAGCCAAAATTTAAGATATTGCCAATACATAAACTTTACACGTTTAAAGCATCTACAATAGATTCTTTCTCGGATAATTTTCACCATATTTTTGAGTTTGCTTCTGTTTTTTTGTCAAAGTTTTTAAACTCCAATTCATAACAAAATAATCTCTAAAAAAATTTTCTTTATCCTATTAAAgttcttaatttttaattcgtagCCTAAAGATTCCCGATATTTCATTAAATTGTCGCAAAACTcctttaatctatttttttaatattaattgagACTTATGTGGCAGTTAAAGTGTtgtaaaagatatttaaaaagtaaaagaaaaaaaaatctttcgtctgttttatcctttttattagtttgattaatagaaatttaaatattgtaaaaaaataattaaattattttattgtctTGTAGAATTAACTAAttcgttttaaaaatatataattatacaaaaatcaaaatctcatttctataaaaaatataaattaaattttttataattataattataaacataataaataatattgttatttttgttaaaaattctatttttaatttcttattataattataagcATATAAAATAATACTTCAATTTTTATAGTAAAGTTGATTTGAATCAACTTGGTtgtctatataaaaaaatttaaagtaaactTTTAGTAATATTATTGTATCTGttcataattataaaagttaaaaaagtaATCAAAGAATTGTTTTTTAGAAATGAAATCctgattttttataatttttttataaataaattagttaataataCAAGATGGTGgtgtaatttaattaagttttttttataatatttcaattaacaattaggatataaaattaaattaataaaaaaatataaaaaaagatgaataattttattttattgtctttttatatttttctatgtAAGCctcaattaatattaaaaatagatgAAAGGATTTTTGTGAACATTTAATGAAATTTCAGGGATTTTGTGGGTACGAGTTGAAGTATAAGGATTATAGTGGGAGAGAGAAGAAAAGTCAGAAATTTATTTGACTATGAATTGAAATTTAAGGattttagtgagagaaaaaCAAAGTTAGGGATTATGGATGAAAATTAACCAACAGTTGTCCTGCGCCAATTGGTTCACTTCTGTCTTTTCTGTCATAGACAATTGGTTTTTTTCTCTCacatgttttattaaaaaattcatattgTATTTGGAGAAAGTGGTGGCTGGTCACTGGTGTGCTATAGCCTATGGAGATGATAAATGAAATAAATGAGGAGAAaccattttttttgtatataaaagttgtaccaaaaaatattaaataagctaaaagtaataattttgtCATTACATAATTTACATTGCCGTTCATActgttcttatttaaaaacctATAAAAAAGAGGAAATAGATAAgtattaaaacatataaaaaaatattatttggaacagaaaaaaaaattatacatgaaCCCCATATTTTCCTTCCAAAATGAAAAGAAgtggaaaataaaaattataaataacattcttttgtaatttttaatacaaattaaaaatgtaatagtaaatttatatatataaaattattttccaaatgataaaacatttatttttcattatctTTTTGTTTTCACTCCCATTTCCACACCACATATTTTCTCTCctcaccaatttttttttttgcaaacatATGTTTAATTTCATACTTAAGAGAGGATATGAGCACAATTTGGTAAAAAGAATTGCTCCATTTTGGAGTTTTCTTAAGGATGTAATGATTGGTGAATCTTACTATTACTATAATACAACAAAAAGATCAATCTAATATAGGTGGAAGACAAGAGTATGATTgtgttaaagaaaaaaaattatagtggaCATTGAGGgccaaattaaattatttgagaAAGCAAATAGTTCCTATATAATTCAACACACCAgtcaaaaatacatttttttttaataaaatgacaATTAAAAAACTTTGTATTCCAACATTTTCAATTAAATACATcttctattatttatataataataatgtaattattatttatataatcaaaGAAGAAGAGCGCTTGTTAAAGAAACTGGACTCACGACCTTAACAATTTATTGTCAAATGGTTTCAACATTTGAGTTACAACTTGCTGGTAAAATTATTAGTTTCTCGTTTGTGCAGAAACAATATAATGGGTATTATTTCAGTTTTACTAATCGGTAAATTACTCGTAGGTTCAATTTTTTCGACAAACGATGCTTGTCGGATTGTTTATATATACAGTCggccctctgataattaatatacatggtggatcaaaaatttattaattattagaattattaatttattgaatttgtatagaaaaattttaaaaattaaaaattatattataaagcATTTGCACtcatagacctaatattaatattatattataaaaaaaaccaactaattaatatatttttacaatcactcaatttaaaagaaataatattatattcatTTTCATAAAtcccaaattaataaaataataaaataattataaaaaaattgtatttataaagtaaaataactTCTAATATCTTTTTGTATCAGGGTTGCTTCATATTCTCTTACTTGCTCATCTAATaactttctttaaaattttctcaaatgaataagaaagtcataatttgatggtatttcaGCTTCCACCTTACGAATCAAGGTTTGTGTTGACCCAAATAAATCACCAATTGTTGTATTTTTTAAGTGTTGAACAACATTTTTATGTCccacatataaattaaataatttattatatttatatattatatattttttttaaaaaatctctctaataattaatatacatataaaatatgttttaaattttattaattattaaataatagaattattaattatccgacgtggaacgaagtttgtttcctcaattttctattaataaattagaattattaatttatagaatattaattatcagagggtcgactgtatagtTAATAATGTAGATGTGGGAGCTTATAAGAAAAAACAATatctttaaaagaaaaagaaaaaacagaaaactttataaaatagaaTGGGAGGCTGGCTGGGTCATGGTTTCTTGTGCAAAGTTGTTAACATCAGGACATAACTCCCAATAATACTTGCTCTGTCTCTGCTACTCTGCtctgtaaaaaaaaatgttgaagCTTTGGAAATGGTACCAGCAATGCTTATCTACTCATCCAGTGAAGACCCAGATGATTACTTCTGGATTCTTATGGAGTTCTGGTGATATTGGTGCTCAGTACATCACTCATTCTACTGCTGTCAGCCACCATAAGAAATCTGTAATCTCTCTCACTATTCTTACCATTTCACACTTTGCATTGTTTTTatgtttgtaactttttattGGGCTGCCTctatttttcttgattttactTAAAGTCCTTGtcttttgtgttttaattagggtttagctctagtgtttttttttttttgataaatgggaCGGGGgagcttgtgggaggaattgaacccacgacttagcagtgcttataccatttgagctatagctcattggtagcTTTAGTGTTTTGGATTACTAGTTTGACATTTGAATATCAATTGGGTTtggttttttaatttagtttggaAGTTCTTGCTCTATCAAATTCTTAGTTTGCTTTGTAAATGAGATTCATAGATTGGAAAAGTTATCTACTTTTTGGGAATATTCTAATGTTTCCTCTTTATGTAGATGCTgttggttttttgtttttgttgattttgtgcATTTGGGTTTCAAGAATTTTGGTTGACGTAAGCTTTGTTAAGATATGAGATTTTCACCTCGCGGTTTTGTTATGAATGATTTCCAATGTCCCTAGTAATGCCTCCAATTTTTCTGTAATGGATGCATTACATGTGGTTGTAATGTCAAGAGAGGTCACTAGAGACACCTACTGCAGATACTATGAGAGCTGATGGTGCAAAGAAGTggtaattttattcaaattattagCTTCGCGAATAGCTGTACCTTCCTGTAATGGCACTATGGCAGTGTCACCTGGTGGTGTTTAGAGATTGTTTGAGTGCTTCTAATTGGTTAAGTCAATTGCAACATTCATGCAAATCTGGTCCAGTAGCCCACTAAAATTCGATAGAAGTAAAGACAGAAATTTTCGTTAGTCATTTTTCTTTTGAGGACCAATGCAGAAAATGTTAATTCTTTGTGTCTGTAGTTGTATGAAGTTCATAAAACTTGGTCATTTTAAAGCAGCTATGTTCATGTGCGAAAATGCATAGTTTACTTGGTTCTTAGGATAAGCCGCGGGTAAGAATGTTGAATCCATATTCAAGGCTGCACCTCCTTGTAGCATAACTATTTGGATGAAATCTAAGATAGATTATACTGGTGCCAACTGAAGATTACTCTGTATATTCACCTAAGGAATGGAACTTCTATTTCTTGTGATTCTAGCCAAGTGTCTATGCTTAACAATGTCTAACTGTCTTTAGTTTCCGATATATTGCAGTGCAGTTGCATTTTTCAGAGGACACATCTTTTATAGAAGATTCGTTGATTTTGGGCCAAACTCTAAATATATGGCTCTACTTTGGAAAATAATCTTGATTCTAAAATTGCTAGGAAATAATTACATAACGTGTGCAGTCTGTTAACATCTGATGGAAGAATACGTTGCTAGTGctctaattttaataagaagagattttCCTTTTTCATATATCTTTATTCAAGTAATTAAATCCCTGTCCCTCTCAACTATTAACATTTCTCACCCGATTTTCTTCTAGTTTGACATTATCAGTTGTCAAGAAAAAACACTAGCTTAATctaattttacttatttgttTCGTTTGACATTATCTGTTGTCAAGAAGAAACACTATCTTAATCGagttttacttatttatttcgTTTTTTTTATCTAACTTATGCTATTGCGGTATTTTACCATTGCATGATGGGAAATAACTAGTTGTTGCTGCGATAAGCTGTATTTTGTGCATTTATCAGTTTATCTGCGCTAAAGATGGTACTACCTACTCTTCTTGAGCAGGATGAAGAAAAAGAATTCAAAGTCAGCTGGACACGTGTAGCTGCCACTGGTCTGTTTGGCTTTGGCTTCATCGGTCCATTAGGCCATTATTGGTTTGTGTTCATTCTTGCTACTTTTCTTTAagttattttgatttttcttttgcGTCTTTTGCAAGTTGCAACTAGTGACGATCTTCTTGTAGAGACGGTTTTTAAGCCTCAACAATCCATAACTTGTTGTTGGAGCTAAGCTGATGGCATAGGCATATATATATGATACTGAACCTTAATCCATGTATCAGTTGTCTTTAGTCTTTACCCACCTCTTGCCAGCTGATTAAACCATTTATTTTACTCAAGGGCTTAAATCTTGGAATGAGCATTTGTCCGTGCCGTGGCATATACCTATATATGAGTGTGTGTTGTGTCCATATCTAATATTTGAAGACGAGAAAGTCGATGGTTTAAATTTGACTGGTATCAATATCTTTTACCCAATTGTAGCAAAGAActtttcagttttattattTAGGATAGTTTAAAGTACTGAAATTTGAAAATGAGATGCTATCATCTGTATTGAACATAATACTTATAATAGCTACATCAATTTTTGTTATAATGTGCAAATTCCTGTCGCAGGTATGAAGGCTTGGACAAGCTAATTCGGCTGAAATTTCAACTCCCGCCGAAATCATTGCGTTTTGTCGCAGCTAAAGTAGCAGCAGATACCTTGATTTTTGCCCCTTTCGACTTGTTGGTGTTCTTCTCGTATATGGGATTGTATAGCGGCAAGAGTGTGAAACAAGTGAAGGAAGATGTGAAGAGAGACTTTCTACCAGCCATGCTTATGGAGGGTTGTATATGGCCAGTAGTTCAGGTTGCTAATTTCCGGTATGTGCCGGTCAGACATCAGCTCCTTTATGTCAACACATTTTGCTTGTTGGACAGCGCTTTCTTGTCATGGTTCGAACAACAAAACGATGCCCCTTGGAAGCAGTGGTTCTCATCTGTGAAGCCATTAAAGGAAAAAGAAGATCTAGGTCAGGGTCAGAGTCAGGGCAGTTGATGAATTCACCTCGGGCTCTTCCGTCCCGAGTGATAATAAAGACAGTCTGTTACCATTATTTGTGTAACAccaaaagaatttaaaatttgggATTTGGGGAATACATTGATTGCTTTCTAGTTGTGAAACATTGTATTGGATCCCCTGTTGCAATGGTAAACAGACTAATTTGACAGGGCATTTGATTATGTATTATCAGCTCTTCTCATGTTGGCAATATGATGATGGTAGATTGAAAGAAAAAGCCACAGGGTTTAGATTTTCTTTTGAATATTGGATGAAATGAGTTCGGGTTCCTCAACTCTCGTCTCTTTCATGCCATAGTCCTTAATCTTTAGTTTGTAACTTTAATATAATGCATAATGTCACTCAGGCACTTTTTTCATCAAAATTTAATGACATGACGGTCAGCTGTAGTCTTATTTGGACTGGAAATTAATCTTTTTGATCTCTGGAAAACAGCAGCCACCGAATAGGCCTTCAGTTGGCCGCCATATCATGAGATTTTGATAGAAATATGGTTAGAGTGATGCCAGTAAAATTATAGatacaaaatacaaattaaatgagaattttgtgagaaaataaaatttggagAGCCCGGTGGGAGAGGGACAAAAGTCGAGggattatcaatgaaaattGTCCTTTGATCTTATACAAATTTCTTGACTGCAGCTTCTTAACCAATTCACTGATTCAGTTAGTACAATTGTTTATAGTCAAAAAAACACAGCCTATCATTGTCAGAATCGGTCTATCATGTAAGAATTTACACTTTGAGTATGAGTTTAGAACTACAAAATCTATGAAGAGTTGTATCAAAATATTATCTACTGAACTGAAATTACAGACTACTTACTACATGAATAAACTATAGCCTCCCCCAAGTGGCACTCTTGGCTTGAATACGCAAGACACCATCAAACAAGGGCAGCACTTGAAGCCAATGCTCTGAAAAAACAGGAATCAAGTTCAATACGGAATCTGAAACAATCACAAAAAAATGAGAAATTCATCAATACGAGCAGGATCAACTTACTGGAATGCTTAGCAACTGTCCTTGATGATTGACTAGGACAGGTAGACTTCTTCTAGCAGCAGCTGGAATAGATTTCAGCACACTGAGACTTCTTTCTGCTGCAAATCTCAAATAATCTAGCTTTCTCTCCTTCATTTTCGTCCTCATTCCACTGGATGTAAATAATCTTTGCTGCTGCAATTCATCCAAACTAGCACATTTTGACAGCTTTGCGAGATACAGCCAATCACAGTCATTCATGTGTCTCACCTCAGCAAACATGTCAGGATCAATTGTACAAGATTCAGAACAATGATACCAACTTTGGTCTCCCAAATCGTAACCACAATCTGCTTTCTCAGAAACATCATTGACAGCTCTGTACTTGCTTGGTTTCCATGTGATAAAGAATCTGTTCATGAAATAGCAAATTTGTCCCGGTCTGAATTGTTCTTTTGAAGATGCAGTGATATATTCAACTTCATTACTTGAATTACAGTATTCAACTTCATTATTTGAATTACGGTTAACGCTATCTTCATTTTTGCCCTTGAAATGCTTGATTTCGTCCATCTCCAACAGAAGAATTTCCCTATAGGTTGACTCGCCGATAATATTATACCTCTTGGCTTCAGTTAGGATTGATTCAGATGTAGAGTCTAAGAAATGCACATTTGATGCATCTGGAACTAAGTGATCCGAATATGATTTTCCATCAGCTATAATTTGATCCAACTCACTTGGGATATATTGCTTAAGTTCTTCATCAGAATGCATGCTAGTCAATTCCATTCTGGAAGGCAATGGACAACCAACAGAGCAGCAAACTAGGATTTTGGTTCCCTTAGACTGAGGAACTGGACATAGGTAACATCCAGCTGCTGTAACGGAGGTCTGCAGGATTGTCAAAAAACAGATTGAGACAAAAGTTCAGCAATCGAAGTCAATGTTGCATATAATGATAAAACATATAGATTAGAATTCCACAGCTCTCTATATTCTAAGAGATCTCATGAAAAGGAAGTTTTCTTCATTAAGCATggtaatttttcaatatttcaCAAAGTATTTATATGAGAATTCCAGTTCAACTTAAATTTTATAGAACAGAGCAAAATGAACTCAGGAAAGACTCCTGCAAGATCCCTTTCCTGAATTGATAATAAAATCTCAAACCCATGTCTAAGCGATGCACTTATAGAGAGAAATTTACAAAAAACTTAAGGACTTGAACATCTGATAATAGAGGACAAGCCAATATTACAGCAGAAGGATAAAGGCATGGAAGTGGACGTACCTTGCATGGGAAAGTACGGATGTAGTCTAACAACAATCTTGAAGCATTACCTCTAACTGGCTTGTGCCTCTGAGAGATGAACTGACAGATTCAAATCAAACAGCATTACAAAGtgtttccaaatgtttccaGATCAGAATACCACTCAGGACAATATCAAGTCAGATTTAAACTACCTGCAAGACCAAAGCAATAAACTTTGCTAGGCATATGGCAATAACTTTTGATGGATCAAGAATCTCTAAATCAATGATTGCATATCCCTGTTGCTGTAGCAATAAGCCAACAACCACATCAAAAAAAGAGGACGATGAGCAGGAATTTTTCATCATATGTTAACCACTGGGAAATGATCAAACAAAAtcttcttaaaaaaattcaatttcaaagTATTATGGAAGTAGAAGTAGACAATAAATATAATCAGTCAATGATGCTTACATGCATGATTGTAACAGCCTGATTTATCAAATTAGAACAAATTTGATCAACAACAGAACGTGTGTTTCGACAAGCAGATATCATAGCCTGCAATTCAGACTTGAATGTATCTGAAAGAATGAACGACAAATGGATAAGCTTATATATAATGACACTACTACAAAATAGAAATTATCAACAATATTAAGAATACGCATCTGTACAATGAATACAATTTCAAATTATTGTATCATATATACCAACATGATGACAGATTTCCTAATGACATTCGAATTCTATTGCGAACATATAATTGGCTTCGATTTGTTAGATCTTCTACCCAGTCCTGTCCAGCCATTTGACATACCTAGAAAAGATGTGCAAGAGATGACATTATCCTTATGATATGTTAAAGCAACGAGATTGTTATACCTGCAATCTCATATGACATGCCTTTTTTAGTGCTAACCTTATACAGGTCTTCTTTAGAAAAATTAAGGAGTGGTCTCACTAGAAGTATGCCTTTGTTCTTTATTCCCTCGTCGTACAATGGTAGGGTGGAGGAGAAGATTTCAGAAACAAACGCCATGCCAGCAAGTCCAAGCACACCGCTATTGCGAGATAGTCTGAGAATGAATAGCTCAGCCTGCACTTGTTCAGACATTAAGACATTTCAAGCATCCTAATGATTCTAAATATTCATAAACAAGCAAACCGTAGGCATTTCAATCAAAAACATACAGACACAATAGTTAGAAGGCACAGTGGTTAAAACCTGGTCATCTGCGTGATGAGCAATTAGTAACACGCTAATTTGGTGCTGAAGGCAAATATTCTGAAATTTTTGGTACCTGAAGTTCAAAGAAAGTGTATTTGTTTCGATCAAACCATGAACTTTAAGCATATATATTTGAAGGAAACATTGCAAACCACAAATATAAACAATCACCTCATATCTCTTGCCTCTTCCTGCAGATGACCCTGTTTAGGCTTCCCAAGTAACCAATCACAAGAGTCAATCTCACATCTAATTCCTACATAACAAAATAGAAATTACAATGCACACAAGTCCAATAAAAGATCGTGATAAAATGTGGCAATAATGAAAATGGAGCATACCCATTTTTGAAAGACGACCGGAAACAGTGAGAGCCTCCTCTTTACTCTCAGCACGTAAGCCATGGTCAACAATTATAGCTAAGAGTCCATCAACAAAACCACCGTTACTATTGGCAACTCCGTTAGTTTTCCAAGCAGCAGTTAGTACACAGAGCGCCATGCTGTCAGGTCCACCGGAAACTCCTATTGCTGAGgtaattttacaaaaaagtGCTTATAAGCAAAAATTACTGACACTAACGAAAACCCTAAATAATTTAAACTTAGGAATGGAGTTCAGTTCATGATTTTTGGGTCATTTTTGAAATAAGTCGTGGAAACTGACCAATGCGGTGGTGGGGTTTGAGACCGGCCATGCTCATCTGCTTGGAGAAAGCTTCCTTGTAGTTTTTCAGGTCGGTTTGGTGTTGAATAAGACATGATTTGCAGCAAAACATGCGAGTTGGGCAGTGGAGATACAGAGAATTGATATGTTTAGGATACTTTTTgaagttaattatattattttgagattttagAGGCGGAAATGGAAAGCTTCTGGCAACCAACGCCGCCGTTTGTGACGACGGAATCAGGCATCTCCTCCCCATCTTTATTGCTCGGTGCTACGCTACCGGATACTGCACATTCTCCTCTTTTTATTTTGCTTTTGTAAGGCTATCCACGAAAAGCCACATCATCCACACATCTAGTACGTGGCACGTACCACGTCACGGAATGTTATTGCGTGGCACAAACCATATCAGAGACAGTCATGACGTGGCGAACTCCAAATTACCGATTCAGTGACATGGAACATATAACGTGGAAATACTAGACACCATCTAGTGATATGgctatatatatgaaaaattattgcacataACCGTTGtgtcatgtcattcgtgcaacaaaccaattgtgcgttagccatgtggaaaattgaatgataaaaaaaataagtaataattaaaaaattccctatcgcaaatgctcatt is a window of Mercurialis annua linkage group LG2, ddMerAnnu1.2, whole genome shotgun sequence DNA encoding:
- the LOC126667778 gene encoding uncharacterized protein LOC126667778 translates to MLKLWKWYQQCLSTHPVKTQMITSGFLWSSGDIGAQYITHSTAVSHHKKSDEEKEFKVSWTRVAATGLFGFGFIGPLGHYWYEGLDKLIRLKFQLPPKSLRFVAAKVAADTLIFAPFDLLVFFSYMGLYSGKSVKQVKEDVKRDFLPAMLMEGCIWPVVQVANFRYVPVRHQLLYVNTFCLLDSAFLSWFEQQNDAPWKQWFSSVKPLKEKEDLGQGQSQGS
- the LOC126667777 gene encoding uncharacterized protein LOC126667777 isoform X1, encoding MGRRCLIPSSQTAALVARSFPFPPLKSQNNIINFKKYPKHINSLYLHCPTRMFCCKSCLIQHQTDLKNYKEAFSKQMSMAGLKPHHRIAIGVSGGPDSMALCVLTAAWKTNGVANSNGGFVDGLLAIIVDHGLRAESKEEALTVSGRLSKMGIRCEIDSCDWLLGKPKQGHLQEEARDMRYQKFQNICLQHQISVLLIAHHADDQAELFILRLSRNSGVLGLAGMAFVSEIFSSTLPLYDEGIKNKGILLVRPLLNFSKEDLYKVCQMAGQDWVEDLTNRSQLYVRNRIRMSLGNLSSYTFKSELQAMISACRNTRSVVDQICSNLINQAVTIMHQQGYAIIDLEILDPSKVIAICLAKFIALVLQFISQRHKPVRGNASRLLLDYIRTFPCKTSVTAAGCYLCPVPQSKGTKILVCCSVGCPLPSRMELTSMHSDEELKQYIPSELDQIIADGKSYSDHLVPDASNVHFLDSTSESILTEAKRYNIIGESTYREILLLEMDEIKHFKGKNEDSVNRNSNNEVEYCNSSNEVEYITASSKEQFRPGQICYFMNRFFITWKPSKYRAVNDVSEKADCGYDLGDQSWYHCSESCTIDPDMFAEVRHMNDCDWLYLAKLSKCASLDELQQQRLFTSSGMRTKMKERKLDYLRFAAERSLSVLKSIPAAARRSLPVLVNHQGQLLSIPSIGFKCCPCLMVSCVFKPRVPLGGGYSLFM
- the LOC126667777 gene encoding uncharacterized protein LOC126667777 isoform X2 is translated as MAYVLRVKRRLSLFPVVFQKWPKQGHLQEEARDMRYQKFQNICLQHQISVLLIAHHADDQAELFILRLSRNSGVLGLAGMAFVSEIFSSTLPLYDEGIKNKGILLVRPLLNFSKEDLYKVCQMAGQDWVEDLTNRSQLYVRNRIRMSLGNLSSYTFKSELQAMISACRNTRSVVDQICSNLINQAVTIMHQQGYAIIDLEILDPSKVIAICLAKFIALVLQFISQRHKPVRGNASRLLLDYIRTFPCKTSVTAAGCYLCPVPQSKGTKILVCCSVGCPLPSRMELTSMHSDEELKQYIPSELDQIIADGKSYSDHLVPDASNVHFLDSTSESILTEAKRYNIIGESTYREILLLEMDEIKHFKGKNEDSVNRNSNNEVEYCNSSNEVEYITASSKEQFRPGQICYFMNRFFITWKPSKYRAVNDVSEKADCGYDLGDQSWYHCSESCTIDPDMFAEVRHMNDCDWLYLAKLSKCASLDELQQQRLFTSSGMRTKMKERKLDYLRFAAERSLSVLKSIPAAARRSLPVLVNHQGQLLSIPSIGFKCCPCLMVSCVFKPRVPLGGGYSLFM